A section of the Malania oleifera isolate guangnan ecotype guangnan chromosome 2, ASM2987363v1, whole genome shotgun sequence genome encodes:
- the LOC131148308 gene encoding uncharacterized protein LOC131148308 — MDISSAPHSEDDGSTKETEEEEEGSAIEVAPTSKVATETDEAKEELEETSSYSKKSVNMKGETRKEYRLVAPYPQRLMACQKNKYHNEIQEIFEQVKINILLLDAIQQVPSYAKFLKDLCTVKRKLNVKKKDFLTEQLGLGELKKTSMLLQLAYISLKFPRGVIEDVLVQVDKFYNPVVIVVLDMQQPVSNIYQAPIILGWPFLATSNALINCRSEVLKLTFRNTTVDMNVFNARKMTSGCHDLELYAVDVVDDLDISELLSTIDSNGAFESYSFEQPEVFDEKVPLIRELLESKRQFTKIDGSPRLLDASYTSSWRKPTFETLDLPEVMKSSVEEVLTLELKPLLEDLKYVFLGPAKRTFPAVISSRLTLKQEN; from the exons AACATCTAAAGTTGCAACTGAGACAGATGAAGCAAAAGAAGAATTAGAAGAAACAAGCTCATATTCAAAGAAATCAGTTAATATGAAGGGTGAAACTAGAAAAGAGTATCGACTTGTGGCACCCTATCCTCAAAGGTTGATGGCTTGTCAGAAGAACAAGTATCACAATGAAATTCAAGAAATCTTCGAGCAAGTGAAGATCAACATTCTGCTTTTGGATGCCATACAGCAAGTTCcttcatatgcaaaatttctgaaggaTTTGTGCACGGTAAAGAGAAAGCTGAACGTAAAGAAGAAGGATTTCTTGACAGAGCAA TTAGGGTTAGGTGAGTTGAAGAAGACCTCCATGTTGCTACAATTGGCATACATATCATTAAAATTTCCACGAGGTGTTATTGAAGATGTATTagttcaagttgacaaattttacaaCCCAGTGGTCATTGTAGTTTTGGATATGCAACAGCCTGTCTCCAACATCTACCAGGCACCTATTATTCTTGGGTGGccattccttgctacctccaatgcATTGATCAATTGTCGAAGTGAAGTACTAAAGCTCACATTCAGAAATACGACAGTGGATatgaacgtgttcaatgctcGCAAGATGACGAGTGGGTGTCATGATTTAGAGTTATATGCAGTTGATGTGGTAGATGACTTGGATATTTCAGAGCTTTTGTCGACAATTGATTCTAATGGTGCATTTGAGAGTTACTCTTTCGAGCAGCCTGaagtatttgatgaaaaagttcccttgatTAGAGAGTTATTAGAATCAAAGAGGCAATTCACCAAAATAGATGGTTCCCCTCGGTTATTGGATGCTAGTTACacgagtagttggcgtaagccgaCTTTTGAAACTCTCGACCTACCAGAAGTCATGAAGTCATCAGTAGAAGAAGTCCTGACACTTGAGTTGAAGCCATTACTTGAAGATCTGAAGTATGTTTTTCTGGGTCCAGCAAAGCGCACATTCCCGGCGGTCATTTCTTCTCGCCTTACTTTAAAACAGGAAAACTGA